One stretch of Hymenobacter chitinivorans DSM 11115 DNA includes these proteins:
- a CDS encoding DUF6929 family protein, whose product MKATIVRQYELPNLPSASGIELVGDTAYIIGDDSPFLYSCSAQSLAPNEPLALFETAHFSSGRIPKDRKPDLECLAAIATGPGRALLACGSGATAAREQGFWVDLPQGPGSATVQPVSLSRLYAALRQALPGGITLNLEAAATTATELLLFQRTVGAEAGNIVFRLPLEAALECIRHQREVPPVQQQAFRLPTIAGKPAGFSGACTFDNQVFITASVEDTQDAIADGEVLGSFVGLLPAVQTGGKAALLELAHLVLPDGQPYRGKVESIVVRRTLGAGRYEALLVTDDDAGGSTAVLIELQGA is encoded by the coding sequence ATGAAAGCCACCATCGTCCGCCAATATGAGCTGCCCAACTTGCCCTCGGCCTCGGGCATTGAGCTGGTCGGCGACACGGCCTACATCATCGGCGACGATTCACCATTTCTCTACAGCTGCTCGGCCCAGTCGTTGGCCCCGAACGAGCCGCTGGCTTTGTTTGAAACGGCCCACTTCAGCTCGGGCCGCATTCCAAAGGACCGTAAGCCCGACCTGGAGTGCCTGGCGGCCATTGCTACGGGTCCGGGAAGGGCGCTGCTGGCCTGCGGCTCGGGGGCCACGGCGGCCCGGGAGCAGGGCTTCTGGGTGGACCTGCCCCAAGGCCCCGGCTCGGCTACGGTGCAGCCCGTGTCCTTGAGCCGGCTGTACGCGGCCCTGCGCCAGGCCTTGCCCGGCGGTATTACCCTGAACCTGGAAGCGGCGGCTACCACGGCTACGGAGCTGCTGCTGTTTCAGCGCACGGTGGGGGCCGAGGCGGGCAATATCGTGTTTCGGCTACCGCTGGAGGCGGCGTTGGAGTGCATTCGGCACCAGCGCGAAGTGCCGCCGGTGCAGCAGCAGGCGTTTCGGCTACCCACCATTGCGGGCAAGCCGGCGGGTTTTTCCGGGGCCTGCACCTTCGATAACCAGGTCTTCATTACGGCTTCGGTAGAAGACACCCAGGACGCCATTGCCGACGGCGAAGTGCTGGGCAGCTTCGTGGGGCTGCTACCGGCGGTGCAAACCGGCGGAAAGGCAGCACTCTTGGAATTGGCCCACCTGGTCTTGCCCGATGGCCAGCCTTACCGGGGCAAAGTGGAAAGCATTGTAGTACGCCGAACTCTGGGGGCCGGGCGGTACGAGGCTTTGCTGGTGACGGATGATGACGCGGGCGGCTCCACGGCGGTGCTCATTGAGCTGCAGGGGGCCTAG
- a CDS encoding ATP-grasp domain-containing protein has product MAQPQKPIGIYYEHPEWFKPLFAELDRRGLPYEKIDAAHHLFDPSETESRYSLVVNRMSSSAYLRGHGQGIFHTAGFATHLERIGTRIINGSAATAIETNKARQLSLFASLGLKYPKSFVVNHASRVPDAARQLQFPIVVKVNIGGSGAGIIRFDTIEGVEAAVAANQIDLGIDQTALVQEYVTPRGGNIHRVETLDGKFLYAMKVFTTGESFNLCPAEICQIPEETSAEFCLTEAPKKGIQVEAFTPPAEVIAAVERIVAAAKIDVGGIEYLIDDRTGDVLFYDVNALSNFVADAVNVVGFDPYSRFVDYLESQLPGVAATAYATEVAAVAAE; this is encoded by the coding sequence ATGGCCCAGCCCCAAAAGCCGATTGGCATTTATTACGAGCACCCCGAATGGTTCAAGCCCCTGTTTGCCGAGCTGGACCGCCGGGGCCTGCCCTACGAAAAGATTGACGCCGCCCACCACCTCTTCGACCCCTCCGAAACCGAGAGCCGCTACTCGCTGGTCGTGAACCGGATGAGCTCCTCGGCCTACCTGCGCGGCCACGGCCAGGGCATTTTCCACACCGCCGGCTTTGCCACCCACCTGGAGCGTATCGGTACGCGCATCATCAACGGCTCGGCGGCTACGGCCATCGAAACCAACAAGGCCCGGCAACTCTCCCTCTTTGCCTCCCTGGGTTTGAAATACCCCAAATCCTTCGTCGTCAACCACGCCTCCCGCGTGCCCGACGCCGCCCGGCAGCTGCAGTTCCCCATCGTGGTGAAAGTCAACATCGGCGGCAGCGGCGCGGGCATTATCCGCTTCGACACCATCGAGGGCGTGGAAGCGGCCGTAGCAGCCAATCAGATTGATCTGGGCATCGACCAGACGGCCCTGGTGCAGGAGTACGTAACGCCCCGCGGCGGCAACATCCACCGCGTCGAAACCCTCGACGGCAAGTTTCTTTACGCCATGAAGGTGTTTACGACCGGGGAAAGCTTCAACCTCTGCCCCGCCGAAATCTGCCAGATTCCCGAGGAAACGTCGGCCGAGTTCTGCCTCACCGAAGCCCCCAAGAAAGGCATTCAGGTGGAAGCCTTTACCCCCCCGGCCGAGGTAATTGCCGCCGTGGAGCGCATCGTGGCCGCCGCCAAAATCGACGTGGGTGGCATCGAGTACCTCATCGACGACCGCACCGGCGACGTGCTCTTCTACGACGTCAACGCCCTGTCCAACTTCGTGGCCGACGCCGTGAACGTAGTCGGCTTCGACCCTTATTCCCGCTTCGTCGACTACCTCGAAAGCCAGCTGCCCGGCGTAGCCGCCACGGCCTACGCCACTGAAGTGGCCGCAGTAGCAGCCGAGTAA
- a CDS encoding LLM class flavin-dependent oxidoreductase translates to MRYGYWMPVFGGWLRNVEDENMRADWDYVKTLAQRSEDLGYDLSLIAELNLNDIKGEEAPSLDAWSTAAALAAVTKKIELMVAVRPTFHSPALLAKQAANIDHISNGRLSLNVVSSWWQDEAKKYGVHFEQHDDRYARTAEWLHVVDNMWKQDHFTFEGKFYKVTDSILQPKPVSRPRPFIYAGGESEAAKNMIAAQCDGYVMHGDEPAAIGRRIQDLSQRRDKLGLPPMKFGVAAYSVVRNTDAEVKKELERITNVQGSAAGYKNYQQWLAGTQLENQVSLQDYSVSNRGLRSGLTGTPDQVAERIAAFEAVGVDLFLLQCSPQLEEMERFSEAVIQVLA, encoded by the coding sequence ATGAGATACGGATATTGGATGCCCGTTTTTGGCGGGTGGCTGCGCAACGTCGAAGACGAAAACATGCGCGCCGACTGGGACTACGTCAAGACCCTGGCCCAGCGCAGTGAGGACCTGGGCTACGACCTGTCTTTGATTGCCGAACTCAACCTGAACGACATCAAGGGCGAGGAAGCTCCCAGCCTGGATGCCTGGAGCACGGCCGCCGCCCTGGCCGCCGTGACCAAGAAAATCGAGCTGATGGTGGCCGTGCGGCCTACCTTCCACTCCCCCGCTTTGCTGGCCAAGCAGGCCGCCAACATCGACCACATCAGCAACGGCCGCCTGTCATTGAACGTGGTATCGTCGTGGTGGCAGGATGAGGCCAAGAAGTACGGCGTGCACTTCGAGCAGCACGATGACCGCTACGCCCGCACCGCCGAGTGGCTGCACGTGGTGGACAATATGTGGAAGCAGGACCACTTTACCTTCGAAGGCAAGTTCTACAAGGTCACCGACTCCATTCTGCAGCCCAAGCCCGTGTCGCGCCCCCGGCCGTTTATCTACGCCGGCGGTGAGTCGGAAGCCGCCAAAAACATGATTGCCGCCCAGTGCGACGGCTACGTGATGCACGGCGACGAGCCCGCGGCCATCGGCCGCCGCATCCAGGACTTGAGCCAGCGCCGCGACAAGCTGGGTTTGCCGCCCATGAAGTTCGGCGTCGCCGCCTACTCGGTGGTCCGCAACACCGACGCCGAGGTCAAAAAGGAGCTGGAGCGCATTACCAACGTGCAGGGCTCAGCGGCCGGCTACAAAAATTACCAGCAGTGGCTGGCCGGCACCCAGCTCGAAAACCAGGTTTCGTTGCAAGACTATTCGGTGTCCAACCGGGGCCTGCGCTCCGGCCTCACCGGCACCCCCGACCAGGTAGCCGAGCGCATTGCTGCCTTCGAAGCCGTGGGCGTCGACCTCTTCCTGCTCCAGTGCAGCCCCCAGCTCGAGGAAATGGAGCGGTTCTCGGAAGCCGTCATTCAGGTGCTGGCCTAG
- the bshB1 gene encoding bacillithiol biosynthesis deacetylase BshB1, with translation MKLDILMIAAHPDDAEVGCAGTLMKHIAKGRRVGVVDLTRGELGTRGSAELRAEEAADAARVMGLHVRENLGMRDGFFLNDEAHQLQIIQVIRRFRPSIILTNPNVDRHPDHGRAANLVHDASFLSGLPKIETRHQGQLQPSWRPDLMLQVIHNTYVKPDIVVDISEYWERKLEAVTAFKSQFYHPDYDDPTSTYISSPDFLKILEGQARDCGKYINVPFAEGFTCRRLLGVDDLFQLR, from the coding sequence ATGAAACTCGATATCCTGATGATTGCCGCCCACCCCGACGACGCCGAAGTCGGCTGCGCGGGCACCCTGATGAAGCACATTGCCAAGGGCCGCCGCGTGGGGGTCGTCGACCTCACCCGTGGGGAGCTGGGCACCCGGGGCTCGGCCGAGCTGCGGGCCGAAGAAGCCGCCGACGCGGCCCGTGTTATGGGTTTGCACGTGCGCGAAAACCTGGGCATGCGCGACGGATTCTTCCTCAACGACGAGGCCCATCAGCTGCAAATCATCCAGGTCATCCGCCGCTTCCGCCCTTCCATTATCCTCACCAACCCCAACGTGGACCGCCACCCCGACCACGGCCGGGCCGCCAACCTGGTCCACGACGCGTCCTTTCTCTCGGGCCTGCCCAAAATCGAAACCCGCCACCAGGGCCAGCTCCAGCCCAGCTGGCGCCCCGATTTGATGCTGCAAGTCATCCACAACACCTACGTCAAGCCCGACATCGTGGTGGACATTTCCGAGTACTGGGAGCGGAAGCTGGAGGCCGTTACGGCGTTCAAAAGCCAGTTTTACCACCCCGACTACGACGACCCCACCTCCACCTACATTTCCTCCCCCGACTTCCTCAAAATCCTCGAAGGCCAGGCCCGCGACTGTGGCAAGTACATCAACGTACCCTTCGCCGAGGGCTTCACCTGCCGCCGCCTGCTAGGGGTAGACGACCTGTTTCAGCTGCGCTAA